The Armatimonadota bacterium genome includes a region encoding these proteins:
- a CDS encoding DUF1501 domain-containing protein codes for MTDTHERHCCTEYKSVSRRTFLGGATAASVAAALGYSWLPRVAFAQTRGTRDVIVSVFLRGGADGCSICVPHGDAGYYAARPTIAVPKPGSGQSGAATDLNGFFGFPQAMLPLLPAYQNGHLAIVHAVGSPNWSRSHFDAQKWMEISHRNDINDTSGWLGRHLATSTEMLAGAPMRAVGLDWGGLSRTLAGGPKTLPIPDPDNFGFTNWMPDRNEINTWLANQYNRVQDMTKQAARDTRNVIATLDRIDFDGYHAGGGAVYPDTYFARSLKATAAMIRANIGLEASHINFEGWDTHSDQDPVGGYMRNHMGDLAQALGAFYKDLFAVGRTDFTLVVMSEFGRNVLENGSRGTDHGAGNCMLVMGGKVNGGQVYGSWPGCGANKLLDGYDLQMTTDYRAVLSEIVKKRLGNNNLTTVFPDYTPQFLNVCQA; via the coding sequence ATGACCGACACACACGAAAGACACTGCTGTACCGAGTACAAATCGGTCTCGCGACGGACGTTCCTTGGGGGAGCGACAGCGGCGAGCGTCGCCGCCGCCCTCGGTTATTCCTGGCTTCCCAGGGTCGCGTTCGCCCAGACGCGCGGCACGCGCGACGTGATCGTCTCCGTCTTCCTTCGCGGCGGCGCGGACGGGTGCTCGATCTGCGTCCCTCACGGCGACGCGGGCTACTACGCGGCGAGGCCGACGATCGCCGTCCCCAAACCGGGAAGCGGACAGAGCGGCGCGGCGACGGACCTTAACGGGTTCTTCGGTTTCCCGCAGGCGATGCTGCCGTTGCTCCCCGCCTACCAGAACGGGCATTTGGCGATCGTCCATGCGGTCGGCTCCCCGAACTGGTCGCGGTCGCACTTCGATGCCCAAAAGTGGATGGAGATCAGCCACCGGAACGACATCAACGACACGTCCGGATGGCTCGGACGGCACCTGGCGACGTCCACAGAAATGTTGGCGGGCGCTCCGATGCGTGCCGTCGGCCTCGACTGGGGCGGACTGTCCCGGACATTGGCAGGCGGGCCCAAGACGCTCCCGATCCCGGATCCCGACAATTTCGGCTTCACCAACTGGATGCCGGACCGGAACGAGATCAACACTTGGCTCGCGAACCAGTACAACCGTGTCCAGGACATGACGAAGCAAGCGGCCCGTGACACGCGGAACGTCATCGCGACGCTGGACCGGATCGACTTCGACGGCTATCATGCCGGCGGAGGCGCGGTCTATCCGGACACGTACTTCGCCCGGTCGCTCAAGGCGACGGCGGCGATGATCCGCGCGAACATCGGCCTCGAAGCGTCCCACATCAACTTCGAAGGGTGGGACACGCACAGCGACCAAGACCCGGTCGGCGGGTACATGCGCAACCACATGGGTGACCTTGCCCAAGCCTTGGGCGCGTTCTATAAGGACCTGTTCGCGGTCGGCCGGACGGACTTCACGTTGGTCGTCATGAGCGAGTTCGGACGGAACGTGCTCGAGAACGGTTCACGCGGGACGGACCACGGAGCCGGCAACTGTATGCTCGTCATGGGCGGAAAGGTGAACGGTGGCCAGGTGTACGGTTCGTGGCCCGGATGCGGCGCGAACAAGCTGTTGGACGGATACGACCTGCAGATGACCACCGACTATCGCGCAGTGCTGTCCGAGATCGTCAAGAAGCGGTTAGGGAACAACAACTTGACGACGGTGTTCCCGGACTACACTCCGCAGTTCTTGAACGTCTGCCAGGCCTGA
- a CDS encoding redoxin domain-containing protein, whose product MARGVLAAMAVVTVTAAFKSVQRPQAEILVTFYMGTECPLTQAYTSRINALVKEFSDEGVSFTGLFPQASDDASKVAAFTKERGFAFPCQTDPAGKDARSERIEVVPTVVVRHVMGRELYRGAIDDNKVLDHVKTSYLRDALRAVVSGRPVPLRSTTPQGCVFSPDEEAPPMIKATYADAVARILNDHCVTCHRPGQVAPFSLIGYENAKNWAPTIAAVTAQKRMPPWKAVEGIGDFEHENRLTADEIALLAAWAEAKAPRGDAAKEPSPPKFPADWPLGEPDMTVQMPKPFKVAADGNDEYWHFVLKPDLKAPTYVQAIDVRPGNKRIVHHVILWLDEKGAADKVLATKGVDGGYMTFGSPGFVPDNSLGGWAPGLMPTRMPEDAGILLKPGTNVVLEVHYHKSGKEETDQTKVGLYFAKDATKVKNKVEIAWLANLGIRIKPDLADQKFTQTIPIPVAVKLYSLMPHMHLLGRKMKATLIKPDKTEEPLIAIDDWDFNWQFTYALKTPKVLPAGSKVRIEAVFDNSSGNPNNPNEPPKEVRWGEQTTDEMMLLVAAISIPDNPLDKLRERAAASRSRRDGGGR is encoded by the coding sequence TTGGCAAGAGGAGTCCTGGCCGCTATGGCGGTCGTCACGGTCACGGCCGCGTTCAAGTCCGTCCAACGGCCCCAGGCCGAAATCCTGGTCACGTTCTACATGGGGACGGAATGTCCGCTGACCCAGGCGTATACGTCGAGGATCAACGCGCTCGTCAAGGAGTTTTCGGACGAAGGCGTTTCGTTCACGGGCCTCTTCCCACAGGCGAGCGACGATGCGTCCAAGGTGGCCGCGTTCACCAAGGAACGAGGGTTCGCCTTCCCGTGCCAGACCGATCCAGCGGGCAAGGACGCCCGCTCTGAAAGGATCGAAGTCGTGCCCACCGTCGTCGTCCGACACGTCATGGGCCGCGAGCTGTACCGAGGGGCGATCGACGACAACAAGGTCCTCGACCACGTCAAGACCAGCTACCTTCGCGACGCCCTGCGGGCCGTCGTCTCGGGAAGGCCCGTTCCCCTCCGGAGCACGACTCCTCAGGGCTGTGTGTTCTCGCCCGACGAAGAAGCCCCGCCCATGATCAAAGCGACCTACGCGGACGCTGTCGCGCGCATCCTGAACGACCATTGCGTGACGTGCCATAGGCCCGGACAGGTCGCACCGTTCTCTCTCATCGGTTATGAGAACGCGAAGAACTGGGCTCCGACGATCGCGGCCGTTACGGCCCAAAAGAGGATGCCGCCTTGGAAGGCGGTCGAAGGGATCGGCGACTTCGAGCACGAGAACCGTCTGACGGCGGACGAAATCGCACTGTTGGCGGCTTGGGCCGAGGCCAAGGCTCCTCGCGGCGATGCCGCCAAGGAACCGTCTCCACCAAAATTCCCCGCCGACTGGCCCCTCGGCGAGCCGGACATGACCGTGCAGATGCCGAAGCCGTTCAAGGTCGCTGCCGATGGGAACGACGAGTACTGGCACTTCGTCCTGAAACCGGACCTCAAAGCGCCGACCTACGTCCAGGCCATCGACGTCCGGCCGGGAAACAAGCGGATCGTCCACCACGTCATTCTCTGGCTGGACGAGAAGGGCGCGGCCGACAAGGTCTTGGCGACGAAGGGTGTCGACGGCGGCTACATGACGTTCGGCTCACCAGGCTTCGTCCCCGATAACTCCTTGGGCGGGTGGGCTCCCGGCCTCATGCCGACTCGGATGCCCGAGGACGCCGGCATCCTGCTGAAGCCAGGGACCAACGTCGTGCTGGAGGTCCACTATCACAAGAGCGGCAAGGAAGAGACCGATCAGACGAAGGTCGGACTGTACTTTGCGAAGGACGCCACGAAGGTCAAGAACAAGGTCGAGATCGCCTGGTTGGCCAATCTCGGGATCCGGATCAAACCCGACCTCGCCGACCAGAAGTTCACGCAGACGATCCCGATTCCGGTCGCGGTCAAGCTCTACTCGTTGATGCCGCACATGCACTTGCTCGGACGCAAAATGAAGGCGACGTTGATCAAGCCGGACAAGACCGAAGAGCCCTTGATCGCCATCGACGACTGGGACTTCAACTGGCAGTTCACCTACGCGCTCAAGACTCCGAAAGTGCTTCCGGCCGGCTCCAAGGTCAGGATCGAGGCGGTGTTCGACAACTCGTCGGGCAACCCGAACAACCCGAACGAGCCTCCGAAGGAAGTGCGCTGGGGCGAGCAGACGACAGACGAGATGATGCTCCTCGTCGCGGCGATTTCGATCCCCGACAATCCTCTGGACAAGCTCAGAGAGCGGGCGGCGGCCTCTCGGTCCCGACGCGACGGGGGAGGCCGCTAG
- a CDS encoding SDR family oxidoreductase, whose translation MVEKRVLVTGASRGIGRAIAFRLAQDGWKVALHYAAARSEAEAAAKNLGASCQGVYQALLHEPVNAETLVQQALKDGPLHAVVNNAGVYTKLDFVTSTDAEFESTYARTMAVNFLSPARLIRTACKRFIEQGGGKVVNVASRVGHRGEAGATAYSASKAALLNLTRALAVEHAKENVQHFAIAPGWVETAMAREGMETRLPEILKEIPLGRMAKPEDCAAAVAFLLRDEASYLSGTVIDINGASYLR comes from the coding sequence ATGGTGGAAAAGAGGGTCTTAGTGACCGGGGCGTCACGGGGGATCGGCCGGGCGATCGCGTTCCGGCTGGCCCAGGACGGATGGAAGGTCGCTCTGCACTATGCGGCGGCTCGGAGCGAAGCCGAAGCGGCCGCGAAAAACCTCGGCGCTTCGTGCCAGGGCGTCTATCAGGCGTTGCTACACGAGCCTGTGAACGCCGAGACTTTGGTCCAGCAGGCGCTCAAAGACGGACCCCTGCACGCGGTCGTCAACAATGCCGGCGTCTATACGAAGCTGGACTTCGTGACGTCGACCGACGCCGAGTTCGAATCGACCTATGCGCGGACGATGGCCGTGAACTTTCTGTCTCCCGCGCGTCTCATTAGGACGGCGTGCAAGCGATTCATCGAGCAGGGCGGTGGGAAGGTCGTCAACGTCGCGAGCCGGGTCGGCCATCGCGGCGAGGCCGGAGCCACGGCGTATTCGGCCAGCAAAGCCGCGCTCCTCAATCTGACCCGGGCGCTCGCCGTCGAACACGCCAAAGAGAACGTCCAGCATTTTGCGATCGCGCCCGGCTGGGTGGAAACGGCCATGGCAAGGGAAGGTATGGAAACGAGACTGCCTGAAATCCTCAAAGAGATCCCGCTCGGTCGGATGGCGAAGCCGGAGGACTGCGCCGCCGCGGTCGCGTTCCTGCTCCGCGACGAAGCGTCCTACCTTTCCGGAACGGTCATCGACATCAACGGGGCGAGCTACCTGCGATGA
- a CDS encoding insulinase family protein translates to MTPLLVGLLLAVQDRSEVKQTLANGATVYTRRIEDSRSFCLTLGSASFAATEPSETHGLRHLIEHLQALGSKRDVDRMLESQGMMLTAETTRDSVIFEVSGPKDKFDTALKAVQSLLDGLTVDADEIAAEAGTIRQELALRKWSTELVADAWTKAYGEGALDPFGDPDRLASVTVDTLNAARSEMFKPRRLCLVATGDINAEAAAKSLAEVLDPLAAGDPPSTEFLRPASRDAVLVGSAVGEAVGLTVGPLTERETLASIAAAFGLQSWVPDATPVYTPSQRNGVVVVAVRPGWSKVAATLAGRERQIASTGLAALRGWARTVLSTPSTLAKLMASSLSVRPGFDPKTLIEETSSVGLADVEAKVSAFAKAGSGS, encoded by the coding sequence ATGACCCCGCTCCTTGTCGGGCTCCTCTTGGCGGTGCAGGACCGCTCCGAAGTGAAGCAGACGTTGGCCAACGGCGCGACCGTCTACACGCGCCGGATCGAGGATTCACGGTCGTTCTGCCTCACTCTTGGTTCGGCGTCGTTCGCCGCGACCGAGCCGTCCGAGACGCACGGACTGAGGCATTTGATCGAACACCTTCAAGCCTTGGGATCGAAGCGCGACGTCGACCGCATGCTCGAATCGCAAGGCATGATGTTGACCGCGGAGACCACTCGGGACAGCGTGATTTTCGAGGTCAGTGGCCCGAAGGACAAGTTCGACACGGCCCTCAAAGCCGTGCAAAGCCTGTTGGACGGACTGACCGTGGACGCGGACGAAATCGCAGCGGAAGCGGGCACGATCCGGCAGGAGCTGGCCCTAAGGAAGTGGAGCACGGAGTTGGTGGCCGACGCTTGGACCAAGGCCTATGGAGAAGGCGCACTCGACCCGTTCGGAGATCCCGACCGATTGGCCAGCGTCACCGTCGACACCTTGAACGCCGCGCGGTCCGAGATGTTCAAACCGAGGAGGTTGTGCCTCGTCGCGACAGGCGACATCAACGCCGAAGCAGCCGCAAAGTCCCTTGCCGAGGTGCTCGATCCGCTAGCGGCGGGCGACCCGCCATCGACCGAGTTCCTCCGACCGGCGTCACGTGACGCGGTGCTCGTGGGTTCGGCGGTCGGGGAGGCGGTCGGACTGACCGTCGGGCCTCTGACAGAACGGGAGACCCTGGCTTCGATCGCGGCCGCGTTCGGCCTACAGTCTTGGGTTCCGGACGCGACCCCGGTGTACACGCCCTCACAGCGGAACGGCGTCGTCGTCGTGGCTGTCCGACCCGGTTGGAGCAAGGTCGCTGCCACGCTGGCAGGCCGCGAGCGCCAAATCGCTTCGACGGGCCTTGCCGCCTTGCGGGGTTGGGCCCGGACCGTGCTTTCGACCCCGTCGACGTTGGCCAAACTGATGGCTTCCTCACTGTCAGTCAGACCTGGATTCGACCCTAAGACCCTCATCGAGGAGACGTCTTCCGTCGGACTAGCGGACGTCGAGGCCAAAGTTTCGGCCTTTGCCAAGGCAGGATCGGGATCATGA